The following proteins are co-located in the Deinococcus planocerae genome:
- the rplE gene encoding 50S ribosomal protein L5: MQTLKTKYNEQVRPALMGQFGYSSVMAVPRIEKIVVNEGLGSSKEDSKAIDRAARELSLITLQKPIVTKAKKSISNFKLRQGMPVGIKVTLRGERMYVFLEKLINIGLPRIRDFRGINPNAFDGRGNYNLGIKEQLIFPEITYDMVDKVRGMDITIVTTAKTDEEARALLQAMGLPFRK; this comes from the coding sequence ATGCAGACCCTCAAGACCAAGTACAACGAGCAGGTGCGCCCCGCGCTGATGGGGCAGTTCGGTTACAGCAGCGTCATGGCCGTCCCGCGCATCGAGAAGATCGTGGTGAACGAGGGCCTGGGCTCCTCCAAGGAGGACAGCAAGGCCATCGACCGGGCGGCGCGCGAGCTCTCGCTCATCACCCTGCAAAAGCCCATCGTCACCAAGGCGAAGAAGAGCATCTCCAACTTCAAGCTCAGGCAGGGAATGCCGGTCGGCATCAAGGTCACGCTACGCGGCGAGCGCATGTACGTGTTCCTGGAGAAGCTGATCAACATTGGGCTGCCGCGCATCCGCGACTTCCGCGGGATCAACCCCAACGCCTTCGACGGGCGCGGGAACTACAACCTGGGCATCAAAGAGCAGCTGATCTTCCCCGAGATCACCTATGATATGGTCGACAAGGTGCGCGGTATGGACATCACCATCGTCACGACCGCCAAGACCGACGAGGAAGCTCGCGCGCTGCTCCAGGCGATGGGTCTCCCGTTCCGCAAGTAA
- a CDS encoding type Z 30S ribosomal protein S14, whose amino-acid sequence MAKTSKVVKAERGSKFAVQNYNRCSRCGRARAYYRFFGLCRICIRELAHKGELPGVKKSSW is encoded by the coding sequence ATGGCGAAGACCTCGAAAGTTGTGAAGGCGGAGCGCGGCAGCAAGTTCGCCGTGCAGAACTACAACCGCTGCTCCCGCTGTGGCCGTGCGCGCGCCTACTACCGCTTCTTCGGCCTGTGCCGCATCTGCATCCGCGAGCTGGCCCACAAGGGCGAACTGCCCGGCGTAAAGAAGAGTAGCTGGTAA